The Paenibacillus sp. RUD330 genome has a segment encoding these proteins:
- a CDS encoding deoxynucleoside kinase, translating to MKRAPYIAVEGPIGAGKTTLATMLAEEWQLPLVKEIVEENPFLDKFYQDMDDWSFQLEMFFLCNRYKQLEDTVIPRLNEGLPVIADYHIYKNLIFSERTLKGIKRDKYRHIYHVLTDDLPKPDVILYIRADLDVLLARIAKRGRSFEEEMSSDYLQQLILDYDTAMASLAEREPDTAIIPIDGNTVDFVADRGQFDEIVARLKEHL from the coding sequence ATGAAACGCGCACCGTATATAGCCGTCGAAGGCCCGATCGGAGCCGGCAAGACGACGCTCGCCACGATGCTGGCCGAAGAATGGCAGCTTCCGCTGGTCAAGGAAATCGTGGAGGAGAATCCGTTCCTGGACAAGTTCTATCAGGATATGGACGATTGGAGCTTCCAGCTGGAGATGTTCTTCCTCTGCAACCGCTACAAGCAGCTGGAGGACACCGTCATTCCCCGCCTGAACGAAGGGCTGCCGGTCATCGCGGATTACCATATCTACAAGAACCTGATTTTCAGCGAGCGCACGCTGAAAGGAATCAAGAGGGACAAGTACCGCCACATCTACCATGTGCTGACGGACGATCTGCCCAAGCCGGACGTCATTCTGTACATCCGGGCAGACCTGGACGTGCTGCTTGCGAGAATCGCGAAGCGGGGCCGTTCGTTCGAGGAGGAGATGTCCTCCGATTATCTGCAGCAGCTGATCCTCGATTACGATACGGCCATGGCTTCCCTGGCCGAGCGCGAGCCGGATACAGCCATCATACCGATCGACGGCAATACGGTCGACTTTGTCGCCGACCGCGGGCAATTCGACGAGATCGTCGCCCGTTTAAAGGAGCACTTATAA